The genomic DNA GCAGGCGGGCGGATTGCGATGCAAATTTTGCACGCGGGTCGCTATGCCTATTCCAAGGATTGTGTCTCGGCCAGTGCGGTCAAATCGCCGATTTCGCCCTTTGCGCCCAAAGCATTGGATGAGGCCGGGATTGAGGCGCAGATCGCCGATATCGTCACCGCCGCCACCCGCGCGCAAGAGGCGGGCTATGACGGGGTGGAGGTGATGGGTTCAGAGGGGTATTTCCTGAACCAGTTTCTGGCGCGTCATGTGAACAAACGCACCGATCGTTGGGGCGGCGATTACGCCAACCGTATGCGTCTTCCGGTCGAGGTGGTGCGGCGGGTGCGTGCGGCCGTGGGGCCAAAGTTCATCCTGATCTACCGCATCAGCCTGATCGATCTGGTTCCCGATGGATCGACGTGGGAGGAGGTCGTGACCTTGGCCAAGGCGGTTGAGGCGGCTGGGGCGACCATGCTTAACACCGGCATTGGCTGGCATGAGGCACGGGTGCCGACCATCGCCACTTCTGTGCCGCGGGCCGTTTTTGCGTGGCTGACGGCACGTTTGCGGCCTGAGGTGTCCATTCCGGTCATTACCTCTAACCGGATTAACACGCCGGATGTGGCCGAGGGGATTTTGGCGGACGGGCAGGCTGATATGGTCTCTATGGCGCGGCCCTTTTTGGCCGATCCTGATTTTGTGGCCAAGGCGGCGGCAGGGCGGGCGGCGGAAATCGCGCCCTGTATTGCCTGTAATCAAGCCTGTCTGGACCATACGTTCAGCGGCAAGCTGACCTCATGTCTTGTCAATCCGCGCGCCTGTGCGGAAACCGAATTGCGCTATACGCCGACCAGCAGCCCGAAACGGGTGGCCGTGGTGGGTGCGGGGGCTGCGGGTATGATGTGTGCGATCGTGGCAGCAGGGCGGGGGCATCAGGTGACCCTTTTTGAGGCGCAGGATAGGGTTGGCGGGCTTTTGAACCTTGCCAAAGTTATCCCGGGCAAGGAGGAGTTTCGCGGGCTTGTCGATTGGTTTGCGGTGATGTTGGAGCGCGCCGGTGTGGACGTACATTTGAACCAGCGGGCCGCCGTGCAGGATCTGGCGGGCTTTGATGAGGTGGTCGTGGCCACCGGTGTTGCGCCGCGCGATCCGGGCATCGTCGGGCAGGACGGCGCCAATGTTCTGGACTACGGCGCCGTTCTGGCGGGGGCGCCGGTGGGCAAACGGGTTGCGGTTGTTGGCGCAGGGGGCATCGGCTTTGACGTGTCGGAGTTCCTTGTGCATCAAGGCGAAAGCCCGACCGAAGATCTTGCCCTTTGGCGGCGTGAGTGGGGCGTTGGCGATCCGGCAGATGTGCCGGGGGGGCTGGCAGCGACTGGCCCGCAGCCCGAACCTCCCGCGCGGCAGGTGGTGCTGTTGCAGCGCAAAGCAGGAAAGCTGGGCCGACGTTTGGGCAAGACCACCGGCTGGATCCATCGTGCCACCTTACAGATGAAGGGTGTCGAGATGCGTGGCGGCGTGACCTATGACGCGATTGGCCCCGAGGGCTTGCACATTAGTACCGCCGAGGGAGAAGAACTTTTGGCCGTTGATACGGTCGTGATCTGTGCGGGCCAAGTCCCGAACCGTAGGCTGGCCGATGCGCTGGAGGCGGCTGGAATTGCCTGCCATGTTATCGGTGGTGCGGAGGTCGCGGCAGAGCTTGACGCAAAGCGGGCCATTGACCAAGGCGCAAGACTGGGGGCCGCGATGTAGCGGGCTTTGCCCC from Pseudorhodobacter turbinis includes the following:
- a CDS encoding NADPH-dependent 2,4-dienoyl-CoA reductase → MTHYPHLLKPLDLGFVTLPNRVLMGSMHTGLEETGDWARVAEFYATRARGGVSLIVTGGMAPNPEGGVFPGAAGLYSAQDIANHRRVADAVHAAGGRIAMQILHAGRYAYSKDCVSASAVKSPISPFAPKALDEAGIEAQIADIVTAATRAQEAGYDGVEVMGSEGYFLNQFLARHVNKRTDRWGGDYANRMRLPVEVVRRVRAAVGPKFILIYRISLIDLVPDGSTWEEVVTLAKAVEAAGATMLNTGIGWHEARVPTIATSVPRAVFAWLTARLRPEVSIPVITSNRINTPDVAEGILADGQADMVSMARPFLADPDFVAKAAAGRAAEIAPCIACNQACLDHTFSGKLTSCLVNPRACAETELRYTPTSSPKRVAVVGAGAAGMMCAIVAAGRGHQVTLFEAQDRVGGLLNLAKVIPGKEEFRGLVDWFAVMLERAGVDVHLNQRAAVQDLAGFDEVVVATGVAPRDPGIVGQDGANVLDYGAVLAGAPVGKRVAVVGAGGIGFDVSEFLVHQGESPTEDLALWRREWGVGDPADVPGGLAATGPQPEPPARQVVLLQRKAGKLGRRLGKTTGWIHRATLQMKGVEMRGGVTYDAIGPEGLHISTAEGEELLAVDTVVICAGQVPNRRLADALEAAGIACHVIGGAEVAAELDAKRAIDQGARLGAAM